One Coprobacter fastidiosus genomic window, TCGTTTTGAGAAAGTCCGATATTTTGCCCGAAGTTTCCGGTATAAATATAGCTCGTATTTTTTCGTAAATCTGACAGTACGGCAACCCCGTTGTCTATTTGGATAAATGAGCGGACTTGCATTTTTCTGTTTTCAAGGATTTCATACTCCCATGTTGTTGTCCCAAAATCTTGCTCGGTGAGTAATGACCTTAATTCTTGTTCCTGATGATTTGGCATAAATTGGTTAATTTTGACTATTGTCTTGTCGAAATAGAGTGACTAATTTTGCTGTACAAAAATACTTATAAAACAAATGAAATTATGAATAAAACATTTATTTATTGGACTTTATTAGGTATAAGTTTGTGCGTGAGCAGTTGTGAATCGCACCATAATCCTCAAAAAACTACAGACAAGGATAGTTTATCTACGATTGATCAAATTGATGAATTGAAAGGAACAGATTGTGATATTAAATTGGGTAATGTCATCTTTACTAAAGCTGTGAACGGTGCTGATACTTTGGTTCGGATTAAAGATAATGGAATATTGGAGTTCAGGTGCGGAGGGAAGAGAGACTTTTTTTGCGATCCGAATGACGGAAAGTTGTCTAATAAGACCGCTCCGCTTTTGTTGACAAAAGTCAATAATTCGCGACCTTTTACTTTTACGGCTAAAGTTTCACCTCAATTTACTGCTACGGACACTTATAATGCTGCGGATTTGTTTGTTTTTGTTAATGACACGATATGGCAGAAGTTTGCATTCGAACAAGATGAGCGAGGTAAACACCGGATTGTCACTGTGCGTACGAGAGGAACCTCGGATGATAATAATCATGAAGAAATAGCCGGCTCTTCGGTTTATTTGAAAATATCTTCTGATACACATACTATAGCCAGCTATTATTCGACAGATAAGAAGACATGGCAGTTGGCTCGTTTGTATAAAAACGATTATCCTCAAGAGTTGTGGGTAGGTATTTGTAATCAATGTCCGCAAGGAGAGGGGAGTGTCAGTTTTTTTGAGGATATTTCTTTAGCACAAAGCAGTGTGAGCGATTTTCGGTTGGGAAATTGATTTGTATCTACTCGAAAAAACGCCTCTCTCTTTATTCATTAAGGATTAAAGAGGGAGGCATTTTATTTTATAACATATTTTCATTTTAAGTTTGTTCGTTCACAGGATAGCCGGTTTTTGCAAACTCAAAAAGAATGGGGTGTATTATTTCTTAGACGATTTGTTTTGTTCTTTAAAGAAAAGTTCCAATGCGGCTGTCATCGACGGGGCTTCCGGACGAGGAGCTTCGATATCGAGTCTGAGTCCGGCGTCCCTTACCGCTTTTGCCGTTGTCGGTCCGAAGCATCCGATTTTGATATCTTGCTGCTCGAAATTCGGGAAGTTTTTCAGTAATGAATTGATTCCTGAAGGGCTAAAGAAAATCAGCATGTCATAATCGAATTTTTCTTCGGGGGCAAAATCGTTACTTACCGTACGGTACATTACCGCTTTTGTGTAATCGATTTTGTTTTTGTCAAGTAACGGATATTCGCCGTTATTGACATCTGATACCGGAAAAAGGAATTTTTCACCTGAATGTTTTATTAAGGCAGGAACAAGATCGTCCAGTTTCCCTGTATTTCCGAAAAAGATTTTTCTTTTTCGGTAAACGATATATTTTTGCAGATAGAGAGCTACCGATTCGGTCACACAGAAATATTTCATCGTTTCCGGAATCGTTACCCGCAATCCTTCACACAACTTGAAAAAATGATCAATTGCTGTTCTTGCCGTGAAAATAATAGCTGTGTAATCCAGAATAGAAATTTTTTGTTGTCTGAATTCTTTTGGGGTTATTTCTTCTACCTTAATGAAAGGACGAAACTCAATATTTACACCGTACTTTTCTGCAATGTCGAAATACGGAGATTTCTCAGAAGCTGGCTTTGGCTGAGAAACGAGTACTTTCTTGACTTTCAAAATGTTAGTATTTTAAATTCTACAAATTGGTAAATCAAAATCACACCTTTGTAAATTAGAAATAAAGGCATGATTTCAAGGGCGCAAAGGTACAAAATAAAGTACAGAATTCCATAAACATCTCTCAAAAAAATCTTAATCCCTTTATAAATAAAAATAATTCGGGATAAAATGTAAGATATTGTAACTAATAAAAGCCCGATATTCAGAAAACCAGAGAGATAGATCATGCAGAAAATAATCGGGAATAAGATTATTCCTAATAATAAGTTGATAGATGCGTGATTGTCTATCCATTGTTTTGTGATGCCCGATTCTGTGAAAATAGAACCTAAAATGCGATATGCCGATTGTTGAAAATTGTAGTATAAGGTGGCTAAAACTGCAGCACAAAGTATTTCTTTGAAATATCCGATGTAGGTTAATTCAGGTTTTAGATAATGAATTAAAAATGTAAGAGCAATCCCTTCCATTACAAAAGTTTGAGCAAGTAAAATGAATCGTAACCGTGATTCGATAATCGTAGAATTATCTGCCATATCGGTACGGTTTCGATTGTTTTTTGATGCGGAAAAAGGCTGTGAAAAGAGCTTTATTCCTCGTCGAAAGGATGTTGCTACCAAAATGAAACAACAGAGTAAAATCAAAAATATTCCATCATTTTGAGAAGGATTTTCGATCTTTGGTATTCCTTCGAAACCTTCGGGAATGACAAGTGCGGCTTCTTTGTAATCGGTTAAAGGATTGTCGATCGGAGCATAGCAATATGCCGACAAGCTTTCTGCGTATTGTGGCGTGAACTTGACGGAATCTTTTTTATAGTGTAAATCCCATTCGGGATGTGTGGTCCGTAATGAATCGGAAATAATTCTGTTACTGTCGGACAGGATGGGAGAGAGGGTGTCCGTTGTTATTACAGGGGCGATATGTATGCTGTCACTTGGCATTTATGCTGTTATATGGCTGCAAATTTACGTACGCTTCCATTCCAGTCGGGTGCAGAGTACAGAGCATCTATTGCATCTTGGGGAGTGGTAGCTACCACCCACATTCTCGTATGCTCCGTACGCATGAAATTTTGTTCAACGGCTTTTTCCAGTAGAGCGAGTAACGGATCGTAGTAACTAGCCGTGTTAAGGATTACTATCGGATTGAGGTATAATCCTAATTGTTTCCAAGTGATGATCTCCAATAACTCCTCCAATGTTCCGCATCCTCCGGGTAATGCTATGACAGCATCGGACAAGGATGCCATACGTGCTTTTCGCTCATGCATAGAATTTGTAATTTCTATGTCTTGTAAACGTTCGTAGTGCCATCCTTCTTCGTACATAAAGCGGGGAATGATGCCGGTTACTTTTCCTCCAGCATCTAATACACTGTCTGCAATCGTTCCCATGAGACCTTGATTCCCTGCTCCGTATATGCAACGCAAATTATTCCGGGCAATAAGTTTTCCTAATTGCTTTGCCGCTTCGAAGTAGATAGCATCCACTTTTGAGCTTGAGGCACAATATACGCAAACTGATTGTATATTTCTCATTTGAATCGAATGTCCTTATACATTAAACCGGAAGTGCATGATATCTCCGTCTTGCACGATATAATCTTTTCCTTCTACATTCATTTTTCCGGCTTCTTTACAGGCTGTTTCAGATCCGTATTGGATATAGTCGTCATATTTGATGACTTCTGCCCGGATAAAACCTTTTTCGAAATCGGTGTGAATGATACCTGCGCATTGAGGAGCTTTACTGCCTTTAAGGTAGGTCCATGCCCGAACTTCCTGTACCCCGGCGGTAAAATATGTTTCGAGGTTTAGAAGGCTGTATGCTGCACGAATCAGTCGGGAGACTCCCGATTCTTTCAATCCGATTTCTTCCAGAAACATTTGCCGTTCTTCGTATGTTTCGAATTCTGCAATTTCAGATTCTATTTTGGCAGCAACTATCAATATTTCGGCATCTTCATCTTTTACCGCTTCCCGTACTTGTTCTACATATTTGTTCCCGTTTAAAGCGCTCTTTTCGTCAACGTTGCAAATATACATAACCGGCTTACTGGTAAGGAGAAATAACTCCCGAGCTATTTTCTGTTCGTCTTTAGTTTCGAAACTGACGGTACGGGCAGACTTTCCTTGTTCCAGAGCTTCTTTATACTTGCTTAATACATCGTATGCAAGCTTTGCATTTTTGTCACCTCCTGTTTGTGCTTGTTTCTGAACCTTAGAGATGCGGCTCTCTATCGTCTCCAGATCTTTCAATTGCAGTTCATAGTCGATGATTTCTTTGTCGCGTACGGGATCGACAGAACCGTCTACATGAGTTATGTTGTCATCATCAAAACAGCGTAATACATGTAAAATTGCATCTGTTTCGCGTATATTGGCAAGAAATTTGTTTCCTAATCCTTCTCCTTTACTAGCACCTTTTACTAATCCGGCAATATCCACGATTTCTACCGTAGTAGGAACTATGCGTTGAGGATGAACGAGTTCTGCTAATTTATTGAGGCGTTCATCCGGGACGGTAATTACTCCGACATTCGGTTCGATCGTACAAAACGGAAAGTTTGCCGATTGGGCTTTTGCATTGGATAAACAATTGAAGAGGGTTGATTTGCCGACATTAGGCAAGCCGACGATACCACATTGTAATGCCATAGTTTATTTTGTTGAATTATTTTCGAAAATATTGTCTTGTTTGCTGAAACAATTCCGATAAGTTAACACCGGAAATAACAGTTATTCTTTCGACCTGCAAAGATAACCATTCTTTTGGTATATACGAATAGAAACAGGTTTGTTCGTTCGAAAACGATCTTTTGAGTTCTGTCTTTGGCTTTTTGTTGAACTTGTACCTCTCTCTCTTTGTTATTATCATGATAAAATGTTTATGATTATGGATGACAAATCGCATAAATTTGCCGGTGAACTTTTGGAGTGGATAAAGTCTATTCTTAGAGATTTGGGTATAGAGACCGGAAGAGTGGATGAAATGGAAGGTATTATATATACAGTTCTGATAGCACTGTTTGCTTGGGCTGTAGCCTGGATATTGCGGTATGTCCTCCATTACGTTTTTCTGAAAATATTAGGGAAAAGTAAAAATGAGATTCTTAGGGTATTGGTAGATCGGCGGGTCTTTTCCGGTGTAGCGCATGTTTTACCTCCTTTGATTATGCTGTCTTTGTTACCTTTGGTATATGACGATTACAGATCGCTTATCGGATGGGTAGAGCGTTTTTGTTGGATTTATTTGGTAATTGCTTTTTTAGTTTATACCAATACCTTTTTGTCTGCTTTGTGGCGGATATTTTCAAGTTCGGATGCTATGAAGGATCGACCTTTAAAAGGGCTCATACAGTTGGTAAAAGGTATTTTGATAGGCTTAGGGGTTATTATTGTCATTTCTATTTTGGTGCAACGTTCCCCGATGAAGTTGATTACCGGATTGGGAGCTTTTGCCGCAGTATTGATGCTTGTTTTTAAAGATAGTATTTTGGGGTTTGTCGCCGGAGTGCAGCTGGCCCAAAATGATATTGTTCGCAAAGGAGATTGGATCGTGATGCCGGGAGGTATGTTGAACGGTGTCGTTATCGATATAACTTTGAATACTGTAAAAGTCCAAAATTTTGATAATACGATTGTTACAGTTCCTCCTTATTCATTGATTTCGGGAACATTGCAGAATTGGAGGGGAATGGCGGAATCTGGCGGACGTCGGATAATGCGCGATTTTACGATAGATGTGACATCTATCAAAGTTTGTACTCCGGAGTTATTGGAGTCTTTAAAGAGCGTAGATTTCTTAAAATCGTATATTGAGGAGAAACAGGCAGAGCAGGCTGCCGGGAAAGTAGAGAATACTGATAATAGTAATGGCTTGGTAAATGGAACGATAGAAA contains:
- the ychF gene encoding redox-regulated ATPase YchF; translated protein: MALQCGIVGLPNVGKSTLFNCLSNAKAQSANFPFCTIEPNVGVITVPDERLNKLAELVHPQRIVPTTVEIVDIAGLVKGASKGEGLGNKFLANIRETDAILHVLRCFDDDNITHVDGSVDPVRDKEIIDYELQLKDLETIESRISKVQKQAQTGGDKNAKLAYDVLSKYKEALEQGKSARTVSFETKDEQKIARELFLLTSKPVMYICNVDEKSALNGNKYVEQVREAVKDEDAEILIVAAKIESEIAEFETYEERQMFLEEIGLKESGVSRLIRAAYSLLNLETYFTAGVQEVRAWTYLKGSKAPQCAGIIHTDFEKGFIRAEVIKYDDYIQYGSETACKEAGKMNVEGKDYIVQDGDIMHFRFNV
- a CDS encoding TIGR00730 family Rossman fold protein, translating into MRNIQSVCVYCASSSKVDAIYFEAAKQLGKLIARNNLRCIYGAGNQGLMGTIADSVLDAGGKVTGIIPRFMYEEGWHYERLQDIEITNSMHERKARMASLSDAVIALPGGCGTLEELLEIITWKQLGLYLNPIVILNTASYYDPLLALLEKAVEQNFMRTEHTRMWVVATTPQDAIDALYSAPDWNGSVRKFAAI
- a CDS encoding uroporphyrinogen-III synthase, translating into MKVKKVLVSQPKPASEKSPYFDIAEKYGVNIEFRPFIKVEEITPKEFRQQKISILDYTAIIFTARTAIDHFFKLCEGLRVTIPETMKYFCVTESVALYLQKYIVYRKRKIFFGNTGKLDDLVPALIKHSGEKFLFPVSDVNNGEYPLLDKNKIDYTKAVMYRTVSNDFAPEEKFDYDMLIFFSPSGINSLLKNFPNFEQQDIKIGCFGPTTAKAVRDAGLRLDIEAPRPEAPSMTAALELFFKEQNKSSKK
- a CDS encoding DUF1349 domain-containing protein, which translates into the protein MNKTFIYWTLLGISLCVSSCESHHNPQKTTDKDSLSTIDQIDELKGTDCDIKLGNVIFTKAVNGADTLVRIKDNGILEFRCGGKRDFFCDPNDGKLSNKTAPLLLTKVNNSRPFTFTAKVSPQFTATDTYNAADLFVFVNDTIWQKFAFEQDERGKHRIVTVRTRGTSDDNNHEEIAGSSVYLKISSDTHTIASYYSTDKKTWQLARLYKNDYPQELWVGICNQCPQGEGSVSFFEDISLAQSSVSDFRLGN
- a CDS encoding mechanosensitive ion channel family protein — translated: MDDKSHKFAGELLEWIKSILRDLGIETGRVDEMEGIIYTVLIALFAWAVAWILRYVLHYVFLKILGKSKNEILRVLVDRRVFSGVAHVLPPLIMLSLLPLVYDDYRSLIGWVERFCWIYLVIAFLVYTNTFLSALWRIFSSSDAMKDRPLKGLIQLVKGILIGLGVIIVISILVQRSPMKLITGLGAFAAVLMLVFKDSILGFVAGVQLAQNDIVRKGDWIVMPGGMLNGVVIDITLNTVKVQNFDNTIVTVPPYSLISGTLQNWRGMAESGGRRIMRDFTIDVTSIKVCTPELLESLKSVDFLKSYIEEKQAEQAAGKVENTDNSNGLVNGTIETNLGLFRAYVAMYLRKHPFVNGDLTLMTRLLEPTENGIPFEIYCFSANKNWVSYESIQAEIMEHVAAVAARFELHIYQNASGHDYIVSAYITAGKEPPV
- a CDS encoding DUF4271 domain-containing protein — translated: MPSDSIHIAPVITTDTLSPILSDSNRIISDSLRTTHPEWDLHYKKDSVKFTPQYAESLSAYCYAPIDNPLTDYKEAALVIPEGFEGIPKIENPSQNDGIFLILLCCFILVATSFRRGIKLFSQPFSASKNNRNRTDMADNSTIIESRLRFILLAQTFVMEGIALTFLIHYLKPELTYIGYFKEILCAAVLATLYYNFQQSAYRILGSIFTESGITKQWIDNHASINLLLGIILFPIIFCMIYLSGFLNIGLLLVTISYILSRIIFIYKGIKIFLRDVYGILYFILYLCALEIMPLFLIYKGVILIYQFVEFKILTF